Part of the Sorghum bicolor cultivar BTx623 chromosome 1, Sorghum_bicolor_NCBIv3, whole genome shotgun sequence genome, AATttgctctccaacagtttgccaaaTGAGGTTGGTATTTTTAGCGCCTCCGCGCGCCTATCTTTACGCGCGCGCATCCTACTCCGTATCGCCCTACCGCGCGGCGCCGCCTTCCTTCCCGTGCGCGCGAGGCACCTTCCCGTGCGAGGCAACTCGGCCGCCATATATATCGACCAATCCCGTGCGACGATCTGTTCTTGGCTGCGTGCTTCCTCGTCGCGTGAAGAGGAAACCCCCGCTCGACGATCAGCTCCACGCTGCCGATCCTCCTCGCGTGACGAGGAGTCCTGACGCGAAGGCTGTCCTTCCTCCTCGTGTGACGAGGAAACCCAGCGCGAAGGCCGTCAGCACCAAGCAAGCCCGGTACTTCCTCCCTCGATCTGTTTCCCTCGATCTCATGTAGGTACTAATATAGTTCGAGCTAGCGTTCAGAAATTTAGATGATAGATGATAGTGTTTCTAGGTGGACAAGAATTTTCGGCCTGGGTATTCCTGTTCAATGTTCTTGCTGATGATCGATGATAGTTTTTGTTGCTGCCATGTACATTGATTCTCAATTATGTCGATGTACAACTACTGAACCTTGGTGACTTATCGCCTTGCAATGTTCTGATCGTCTTGCCCTATTTGCGTGTATGTTGTAGTAGGTACTCATCGTACTAGTTCACCATGGTAGTGCTTGCTACACATAGTACTCTTTTACACTTGAACGTGCATGGTCCTATTCATGTACTTGGCGTATGTGCATGCTATATATTGTTCCTGCAGCTGTTGTAGTGCTTGTCAAATAATTTATTGATCTTCTGGTCTGTTTCTCTGACGCCGTTGTTTGAAGTCTGGGACATGGATACCGCAtgggcctttttttttttttggcaagttAAAAATAGAAAACTATTGGAGAGAGTCTCTTTTTAACTTGGTATAGTTTTTTAGCAACTTACCAAAACACAACATTTGCCAAGTaaattttagcaaactgttggagatgactACGTGGCACAATCGAAAAAGATAGGATTCATAGGAGTGACATATGTAGGTATGTAGGAATCCATGAAGCCGCAAAATTGCAGTGTGCAGCGTTACAAAAATTAGGGACAACTTGACTTTAAGTGAAATTTTTGTGACTGTATTTGTAGTAGACAGTACAGATAAACATCCTGATACAACCAGTTACCTAGCAAAACTGCTCTACCCTATTACAAAGATTCAGGTACGACAGTTACAAAAAAGAACCCAGTTGCTCCTCAAATCAACATGAAACTTTCTTTTCCTGGCACACCGGTAAAAGTAGGTACACAATACCTGGGCTGACAAACTCATTATCATGGACATATTAGCTCTAATCCACATCTGTACCCAAAGATTACTCAGATTGCTCTGCATGCTCATCGTTGTCTGCACTCTCAATGTCTTCGTTATCTTCACTCGCAGTGTCTTCGTTGTCTGCATTGTGTTCCTTGTGGCAGGGTACATTCATGTTCTGCTGTGACGAAATTATTCCTGCAATGGCTTTCATGGCAGCAGCAGTCCTGTCGCTGCTTACTCCGTCCTCTTCGGTTTTCCCAACAGGTTCAGCACTTTCAGATGCACCATCCTCACTTTGCTGTGGAGGGGGTACAAAAAAGGGAATTTTACCCCTCTGCCAGTCATGAAGTACCATCTTGGCTGCTGTTGTTAGATCAGGCTCCCCACCctgagaaccaaaagtgtaattattatattatattatgggAAAGAATATCATTACCATGTGAATGGACAATAAATCATACTGTGTCTTTCTAACACATGAGTAATATAATATGAGTTTTGTAATAATCTGGTATAATATCGATTCTTCTACAACTTAGCTGGGAGAAATACTTGGTAGAAATATAGCAAGATATCATCAGATATTAAGAACACATGCAACACCTTGAGAAGTTTTCCAGTGGTCCTGCACAGCTGTACTAGAAAATCGTTATCATCAGACCTGCAGAGAAAAGATAAATCCAGAATCAGACCATGCCATGGGTTTTAATTGAATCAAAGTCCACACCAAATTGGCATATGATATTCATAATCAACAAATAGATGCACTTGAAATGTAAGGGGAAAAAACATGCTTGAAGGGCAACTATGGAAATCAGTGGTTATACATGAGAGCATGCTGAAAACCAATATATTTATTCATCTTGGAGCACACTTATATAAACAATTGATCGATGTATTCCTAACAATATGAAAGGTGCAACCATAGTAATACTTAAACAATAACGTTGTTCTAAATAACATACCATTCTTGAATTTTGTACGCTCTTTGAAGATGCTCCTTTTTAACACGCCTAAGAACTTCACCAATGTGCTCAGCAGCATCCTCCAAATTTGTCACTCGCACCTTGTGACAAGTACATAAATTAGAAAGCATACATGTATCGATAAAGGAACAACTAAGAAAAATAGTGTTTCTAAGATAGTTGAGTAGTTGACATCAAATATATCTAATATGGAACAGGACACGTCATCAACTCCCCATAGAAAAGTGTATGAGGTCAACATTGTTTTACATGTGTCCCAGGAATAAACCTCATGTTCAACTAAAAAAATACTTTCTGATATTTGTTCAAAGGGCGATAGCAACTGGGGAAGGGAGGGGCCACTACATGCTTGAAATGATTATTTTTGCCAATCCCAGGTAAAAAACATATGTAAAATGCACGGCTGAAGAAGATACATACCACACCCTTCAGAACTATATCAGTTTCTGAATCATTATTCTGATATACAACACCAGGACAATCAATCAAAAAGATCTTTTTAGTGAGAGTGATGTACTGCCACACTTTTGTCTCCCCAGGAATTGGAGCAACCTTGCAGACCTGAAGGCATAACCTAATCATCAGAATAACCTGAAAGACAATTAGAAAGTGCTACCTTTAATGCATGATGATGAGAGAATTACACTCTTCGACCGTAGTGTGTTAATAACTGATGACTTTCCAACATTGGGGTACCCAACAAACCCGACAGAAATAGCTTGTTTGTCATTCTTCAAACGAGCAAACTGCCTCAATACTGACAGAAGAGATCCCTGTACATTTTCAAAAAGGTTAGGGCTTAATCATATAGAACCGATATGAGGTGATACACCGTAAAAGATGGTGCAAAATGCAAACTTACTTTGCCAAATGACTTGTTGATGCTTGCATGGAATGCTAGGGTGGGATAGTCCTTGGAAAGGGTccttaaccatccttttgtaGCCCAAGCAGGAATTAGATCACACTAAACGAAAAATGAAACAAACAATCAATACGCCACTAGACATAACAACAGGAAGGTGATTACGATTTTGTACAGGAATATGCTGCAGAGTAGTTAATACCTTATTTAGTAAGAAAACCAAGTGTTTATGTTTGCAATTCTCTCTTAGATGTTTCTCTAGATGGTAGCATCGAGTGCCCATTGGATCCCTGGCATCCAACACCTGCAGAATAAAAT contains:
- the LOC8082288 gene encoding nuclear/nucleolar GTPase 2, which gives rise to MAKKKEKAVNVSGKPRHSNDVNRPNDKKGAGGGAGGGSRSAATVRRLKMYKTRPKRDRAGKVLRNDFQSKELPNTRIVPDRRWFGNTRVVGQQQLAFFREELTSQLSDNFSVILKERKLPLSLLQDHQKQARAHLLDVEPFEHAFGPKGKRKRPKLTALDYESLLKKADDSQDAFEQKYASSKLPREEEEDGLRDLVRHTMFEKGQSKRIWGELYKVIDSSDVVVQVLDARDPMGTRCYHLEKHLRENCKHKHLVFLLNKCDLIPAWATKGWLRTLSKDYPTLAFHASINKSFGKGSLLSVLRQFARLKNDKQAISVGFVGYPNVGKSSVINTLRSKSVCKVAPIPGETKVWQYITLTKKIFLIDCPGVVYQNNDSETDIVLKGVVRVTNLEDAAEHIGEVLRRVKKEHLQRAYKIQEWSDDNDFLVQLCRTTGKLLKGGEPDLTTAAKMVLHDWQRGKIPFFVPPPQQSEDGASESAEPVGKTEEDGVSSDRTAAAMKAIAGIISSQQNMNVPCHKEHNADNEDTASEDNEDIESADNDEHAEQSE